The Leptospira langatensis DNA segment CTCCCGTTCCCTACTGTGCCGATCATGAGGACCTGCGGTGTGATCGAGGGGGAGATCGTTAGTGCTCCGGTGCCTTCTCATACGATAACCGTTAAAAAATAAGATCTGAAAGTCTGTCTATCAAGATCGGATCGAGCTCGCTTTTCTGAACGAGTTCGGATTGCTTCCTGTCACTTTCTTGAATTCTAAATAGAATGCGGATCTAGAACTGAAGCCTGCATTTTCTCCGATTCGAGCGGTGCTCTCGTTCGGATTTTCGATCAGTAAAAACTTTGCTTCTTCGACTCTATATTGGTTCAAGAGAGAGGGGAAACTGGTCTTGAATTCGGTATTGATGATCTCCGAGAGTTGGTGTACCGTAATGCCCATTTCTTTCGCGACATCTTCTTCCTTTAGGGATTTCTTGAGGTAGATCTTCTCGCGCTTTAAAAGACGGAGTAGTGTCTCAACGCAGGCTCTTACATCCAAAGAAGCAAGATGCGATCTCTTTAATGAATTTCTTTCTATCGCCCATCGATTCGTGATCTCTCTTGCTAGCAAGGAAGTGACAATGGCAAGCAGAGGGAAGTAGAAGATAATCCCATAAACGGAAAGCCAATTGTACGGATAGAATTCGAACTGGAAAGTGGTCTTGAATACGCTAAATAACAAGAAGATTGTCCAAACTCCCACATAACAAAGCTCGTCATATGCTTTCATTACGAATAAGGAAGCATGGCTTTTGCCGAAGAAATAGATCATAAATCCGTAATTCGCGATCAGGATCCAGATCCTATGTTCGTACCAGAAATCGAAGGAAACGATCAGAGGATAAAATAGTCCTAATAGACTCGAGATCCAGAAGATCGGTGACTTGTGGATCGTGGAGGATTCTTCCGAAGACCAGGACGCTAGATATAAGAAGAAGGAGAAATGTGTGATCCCTAAAAATAAAAAGTAACTATGACGGAAGATGGAGTTATCGTATTTAACGATCGAAGAAAACTCCCTTCCGTGCAGGAAGTATAGAGTGACTCCTACGGATAATAAATGTGCGAGAAGGGCGACGAATAGGAGTTTCTTGGTCCTGAAATAGAAGTAAATATTGGCGATTAGCGAGAGTAGAAGTGCGAAACTGATAGCGGAGAAAACGACCGATCTTACTTGGATCTGAGTGGTATAATCTTCTTCCGATAAAAGACTGATAGGATAGTTGATATTCTCGTTTGTCTTAATGAATAAATAGTAGGTCCGCTCTTGCTGAGGAGGGAGTTGGATCGTGAAATGAGGGAGAAGGGATCGGCTTCCGAGTAGAGTGGTGGTCTCATTATTCGAATAAAATGCCTCAAACCTTCCTTGTGTATCGATAGAGCAAAGTTCCGCCTCTGGAACGTTCAACCAATAGAGAGAAAGGGTCCGAACAATCGGCTCTTTACTTAAATTCACGATCCGAAATCTAAGCCAATTGCCTAAAGGGCTTCGTGGGACCCGAACCACGTCTCCAGAGTTATGATGCCATTCCATTTCATCCAAGGATTTGAGAGTCTCCGGTTTGCAATGCTGGAATCTACTGCCCAAGTATCTATACTCTATCTTGGGGCTTAGGTTCTCGACAGACGATTTTGCAAAGATCTCCACTACCTCGGGCGCT contains these protein-coding regions:
- a CDS encoding helix-turn-helix domain-containing protein, which codes for MTRTRAKDPNSNSCYYKKILILFFLSSLAFPIDLLAKAPEVVEIFAKSSVENLSPKIEYRYLGSRFQHCKPETLKSLDEMEWHHNSGDVVRVPRSPLGNWLRFRIVNLSKEPIVRTLSLYWLNVPEAELCSIDTQGRFEAFYSNNETTTLLGSRSLLPHFTIQLPPQQERTYYLFIKTNENINYPISLLSEEDYTTQIQVRSVVFSAISFALLLSLIANIYFYFRTKKLLFVALLAHLLSVGVTLYFLHGREFSSIVKYDNSIFRHSYFLFLGITHFSFFLYLASWSSEESSTIHKSPIFWISSLLGLFYPLIVSFDFWYEHRIWILIANYGFMIYFFGKSHASLFVMKAYDELCYVGVWTIFLLFSVFKTTFQFEFYPYNWLSVYGIIFYFPLLAIVTSLLAREITNRWAIERNSLKRSHLASLDVRACVETLLRLLKREKIYLKKSLKEEDVAKEMGITVHQLSEIINTEFKTSFPSLLNQYRVEEAKFLLIENPNESTARIGENAGFSSRSAFYLEFKKVTGSNPNSFRKASSIRS